From Bifidobacterium longum subsp. longum JCM 1217, one genomic window encodes:
- a CDS encoding ATP-binding protein has translation MRSRITNREEPYYVLLDEVQYAISDEEMRGEEPPRLYGVLNGLLRMRNVDVYVTGSNSKMLSTNVMTEFRGRGDEVRVRPLSFAEFMQAYDGDVQHGWAEYVMFGGMPLTLSMRSDEQKSLYLKNLFEETYLKDIVSRNGLRRSQELDDLVDVLASSIGALTNPPKIKATFASVLHSGISTNTIMQYIGHLEDAFVIEEARRFDVKGRKYIGSPKKYYFEDMGLRNARLGFCQIEQTHIMENIVYNELRTRGYNVDVGVVDRRGTSEGVPYRKRLEVDFVANLGNRRCYIQSAYQLPTPEKVAQEKASLLEIDDSFQKIVLVRDVVKPVRDEHGILTMSVYDFLLNPDSLTM, from the coding sequence GTGAGATCCCGTATCACGAATCGCGAGGAACCGTACTACGTGCTGCTGGACGAGGTGCAGTACGCGATCTCGGACGAGGAGATGCGCGGCGAGGAGCCGCCCCGTCTGTACGGGGTGCTCAACGGGCTGCTGCGCATGCGCAACGTGGACGTGTACGTGACTGGCAGCAACTCGAAGATGCTGTCCACCAACGTGATGACCGAGTTCCGCGGCCGCGGCGACGAGGTCCGCGTCCGCCCCCTGTCGTTCGCCGAGTTCATGCAGGCGTACGACGGCGACGTCCAGCACGGCTGGGCCGAATACGTGATGTTCGGCGGCATGCCGCTCACCTTGTCCATGAGAAGCGACGAGCAGAAGTCCCTCTATCTGAAGAACCTGTTCGAGGAGACCTATCTCAAGGACATCGTCTCGCGCAACGGGCTGCGCAGGTCGCAGGAGCTCGACGACCTGGTCGACGTGCTGGCCTCCTCCATCGGAGCCCTGACCAATCCGCCCAAGATCAAGGCCACGTTCGCCAGCGTGCTGCATTCCGGCATCAGCACGAACACCATCATGCAATACATCGGCCATCTCGAGGACGCGTTCGTCATCGAGGAGGCGAGACGGTTCGACGTCAAGGGACGCAAGTACATCGGCAGCCCGAAGAAATACTATTTCGAGGACATGGGGCTGCGCAACGCGCGACTGGGGTTCTGCCAGATCGAGCAGACGCACATCATGGAGAACATCGTGTACAACGAGCTGCGAACACGCGGCTACAACGTCGATGTGGGCGTGGTCGACCGGCGCGGCACCAGCGAAGGTGTGCCGTACCGCAAACGCCTCGAGGTCGATTTCGTGGCGAACCTCGGCAACCGGCGCTGCTACATTCAATCCGCATACCAACTGCCCACACCGGAGAAGGTCGCGCAGGAGAAGGCCTCGCTGCTCGAGATCGACGACAGCTTCCAGAAGATCGTCCTCGTACGCGACGTGGTCAAACCCGTCCGCGACGAACACGGCATCCTCACGATGAGCGTCTACGATTTCCTCCTCAACCCGGACAGCCTGACGATGTGA
- the istB gene encoding IS21-like element helper ATPase IstB produces the protein MNQKNGRTDPGPLRERARSLFISQATIDETLEWATPRQLDAIDRMLATELANREASKRARLMRQARFPVPKSLDGYDFANVRLPDGYTKEQLTGLDFVAKAQDLVFYGKTGRGKTHLATALGMLAIEQGRSVRFRQTAELVLQLGKAKRDGALDNLLKDLARADLIILDEFGYVPFDIDGARLLYQIIAGSYERRSIIFTTNIEFSKWGTIFADDKLAAAIIDRIVHHGRLIEFTGPSRRVSQALMFGKTDNQ, from the coding sequence GTGAACCAGAAGAACGGACGGACCGACCCCGGCCCGCTGCGCGAGCGGGCGAGGAGCCTGTTCATCTCGCAGGCCACCATCGACGAAACGCTCGAATGGGCCACGCCCCGCCAACTGGACGCCATCGACCGCATGCTCGCCACGGAACTGGCCAACAGGGAGGCCTCCAAACGGGCAAGGCTCATGCGCCAGGCCCGGTTCCCGGTGCCCAAAAGCCTCGACGGCTACGACTTCGCGAACGTGCGCCTGCCCGACGGATACACCAAGGAGCAGCTGACCGGCCTCGATTTCGTGGCCAAGGCGCAGGACCTCGTGTTCTACGGCAAGACGGGACGCGGCAAGACCCACCTGGCCACCGCCCTGGGCATGCTCGCCATCGAGCAAGGCAGGAGCGTGAGGTTCCGGCAGACCGCGGAGCTCGTGCTCCAGCTCGGCAAGGCCAAACGCGACGGCGCCCTCGACAACCTGCTCAAAGACCTCGCCCGTGCCGACCTGATCATCCTCGACGAGTTCGGCTACGTGCCCTTCGACATCGACGGGGCCCGCCTCCTCTACCAGATCATCGCCGGCAGCTACGAGCGGCGCAGCATCATCTTCACCACGAACATCGAGTTCAGCAAATGGGGGACGATCTTCGCCGACGACAAACTCGCCGCCGCGATCATCGACCGCATCGTCCACCACGGACGCCTCATCGAATTCACCGGCCCCAGCCGACGCGTCAGCCAGGCCCTCATGTTCGGCAAGACGGACAACCAGTAA
- a CDS encoding Dps family protein, with product MTLAFVVPGLDEAASEKAIAILQNRLSQEQEAALVLKHAHWNVTGPNFIAVHEMLDPEVEAVLAQADETAERIATLGGTPDGRADAIVRNRTWKSFDAEGRVGTEEYLKALIEYYDAFIADDRKAIAELDELDVISSNIIQDHVQELEKFQWFMRSHLA from the coding sequence ATGACACTTGCATTTGTTGTGCCGGGCCTTGATGAAGCGGCCAGTGAGAAGGCCATCGCCATCCTGCAGAACCGACTGAGCCAGGAGCAGGAGGCCGCTCTGGTCCTGAAGCACGCACACTGGAACGTGACCGGCCCGAACTTCATCGCCGTTCACGAGATGCTTGACCCCGAGGTCGAGGCCGTGCTGGCCCAGGCCGACGAGACCGCCGAGCGCATTGCCACTCTGGGCGGCACCCCGGATGGCCGTGCTGACGCCATCGTGCGCAACCGCACGTGGAAATCGTTCGACGCTGAGGGCCGCGTGGGCACCGAGGAGTATCTCAAGGCGCTGATCGAGTACTACGACGCCTTCATCGCCGACGACCGCAAGGCCATCGCCGAGCTGGACGAGCTGGATGTGATCAGCTCCAACATCATCCAGGACCACGTGCAGGAACTCGAAAAGTTCCAGTGGTTCATGCGCTCTCACCTGGCATAA
- a CDS encoding YgjP family zinc-dependent metalloprotease: protein MPYRRRQSTAPKSGAPKSVRSAAAGQSLDIDGIHLHLTRKPIKNLYLRIKPPSGRVEISAPMRMSESRIADFVKERHSWILAQQQRMAEAQRRSIMALNEGAGFENGGRGVAGASGHDGGVAGRPKTGDISRPGIGDAGPGQAGTNVQPYFDRSQIWTDERKRQAAAAINAALPQLLAKWGPVVGRQPTHITLRVMTSRWGSCTPRTGRIRLNLQLGLMEPQFLEYVLVHEMTHLWESGHGAGFQRRMTAYLPGWKTLRRDLNRRVVL from the coding sequence ATGCCTTATCGCCGTCGTCAATCCACCGCTCCGAAGTCCGGTGCGCCGAAATCCGTTCGGTCCGCTGCCGCCGGGCAGTCGTTGGACATTGACGGCATCCATCTGCACCTGACGCGCAAACCCATCAAAAACCTGTATCTGCGCATCAAACCGCCGAGCGGCCGCGTCGAAATCTCCGCACCGATGCGGATGAGCGAGAGTCGCATTGCGGATTTCGTCAAAGAGCGACATTCGTGGATTCTCGCCCAGCAGCAGCGCATGGCTGAGGCGCAACGGCGCTCCATCATGGCATTGAACGAGGGCGCCGGCTTCGAGAACGGAGGTCGTGGTGTAGCTGGTGCCAGCGGCCATGATGGAGGCGTTGCCGGTCGTCCGAAAACCGGTGATATCAGTCGTCCGGGAATTGGTGACGCCGGGCCAGGCCAAGCCGGTACGAATGTCCAACCGTATTTTGACCGCTCCCAAATCTGGACCGACGAACGCAAACGACAAGCGGCGGCCGCGATCAACGCCGCGTTGCCACAGCTGCTGGCCAAGTGGGGGCCGGTCGTCGGCCGGCAGCCCACGCATATCACGCTACGGGTCATGACCTCGCGCTGGGGATCGTGTACACCGCGAACCGGCCGCATCCGTCTGAACCTTCAATTGGGACTGATGGAACCGCAATTCCTGGAATACGTCTTGGTCCATGAGATGACGCATTTGTGGGAAAGCGGCCACGGTGCCGGATTCCAGCGCCGCATGACCGCCTACCTACCCGGCTGGAAGACGCTGCGCCGCGACCTCAACCGCCGCGTGGTGCTGTGA
- a CDS encoding ATP-binding protein, translated as MLRRKIETQLEAWRSAPKRTALLVTGARQIGKTYIIRHFAQQHYDHIAELNFIENPDLVALFDRPRDAKNLLMRLELAVNTPLVPGKTLIFFDEVQRCKEMVTAIKFLVDDGRFDYALSGSLLGVELEDIRSVPVGYLTELDMYPLDFQEFCWSQHIGNDVFDMLAECFAKHQEVDEFIHQRLMELYSKYLVIGGMPAAVDSFVANGSVADVRTIQENIKREYRRDISQYARKEDRLHIRAIYDLVPSELNNPNKRFTFAKIEKNMRFQSVASDFDWLVNADVAVAAYNVDEPCTPLEMSKERNLFKLFYNDVGLLTGSFLKKTALDVLDGNPDINYGSIYENAVAQELRAHGFDLYYYNSKKLGELDFLIQDRNDHVLPIEVKSGKSYKRHRAMDNVLVHPEYHLNTGYVLGPCNVSVEGNVTYLPVYMAGMFHNE; from the coding sequence ATGCTGCGAAGAAAAATCGAGACACAGCTGGAAGCTTGGAGATCCGCGCCGAAACGCACTGCACTGCTGGTCACCGGAGCCCGTCAGATTGGCAAAACCTATATCATCAGGCACTTTGCCCAACAGCATTACGACCATATCGCCGAGCTCAATTTCATCGAGAACCCTGACCTCGTTGCATTATTCGATCGGCCCCGCGATGCCAAAAACCTACTGATGAGGCTGGAACTGGCCGTAAATACGCCATTAGTACCCGGCAAAACCCTGATTTTCTTTGACGAGGTCCAGCGTTGCAAGGAAATGGTCACCGCAATTAAGTTCCTTGTAGATGATGGTCGGTTCGATTACGCGCTTTCCGGCTCGCTACTTGGAGTCGAGCTCGAAGATATACGCTCGGTACCGGTCGGGTACCTGACCGAGCTGGATATGTATCCACTGGATTTCCAAGAGTTCTGCTGGTCGCAGCATATCGGCAACGACGTATTCGATATGCTTGCCGAATGCTTTGCCAAGCACCAGGAAGTGGATGAGTTCATTCATCAAAGGCTCATGGAGCTATACTCCAAATATCTGGTCATCGGCGGCATGCCTGCCGCAGTCGACTCGTTCGTGGCAAACGGCAGCGTTGCGGACGTGCGCACTATACAAGAGAACATAAAGCGTGAATATCGCCGCGATATCAGCCAATACGCGCGCAAAGAAGACCGGCTGCATATCCGCGCTATCTACGATTTGGTGCCCAGCGAGTTAAATAACCCAAACAAGCGCTTTACCTTCGCCAAAATCGAAAAGAACATGAGATTCCAATCGGTTGCTTCCGATTTCGATTGGCTGGTCAATGCGGATGTAGCCGTCGCCGCGTACAACGTGGACGAACCGTGCACACCGTTGGAGATGAGCAAGGAACGTAACCTCTTCAAACTCTTTTACAACGACGTGGGTCTGCTTACCGGCTCGTTTCTCAAGAAAACCGCGCTCGACGTACTCGACGGCAACCCTGATATCAACTACGGTTCAATCTATGAAAATGCGGTGGCCCAAGAGCTACGCGCTCACGGATTTGACCTGTACTACTACAACAGTAAGAAGCTTGGCGAGCTCGATTTCCTCATCCAAGACCGCAACGATCACGTGCTGCCGATTGAGGTGAAGTCCGGCAAATCCTACAAACGCCATCGCGCAATGGACAACGTGCTCGTCCACCCTGAATACCATCTCAATACAGGCTATGTGCTTGGCCCGTGCAACGTCTCAGTCGAAGGGAATGTAACCTACCTGCCTGTATACATGGCCGGCATGTTCCATAACGAATGA
- the istA gene encoding IS21 family transposase: MPKIQSIRQRRRNGESVASIARGEKVSEPTVRKYLKADDLSARPPVRRRRGSVLDEWIPVIEGMLAEDRETWHKQRHTATRIHERLRDEYGVEASLSTVTRTVARLKREFMAEREMGFLDLSWHPGECQADFGQVDVRYRGVVTRMRHFVLDFPYSNISPCQLMPGENAECTCQALLNLFEWLGGVPRRIVYDNAAGVGRRRFDEIRLTRLFQAFQAHYGFEYSFCNPYSGHEKGAVEARVGAVRRRLFVPVPSVWSLDNFNLRLPDRCLELGDKDHYRKGESQAGLFEDDRKALLPLPAKPFDVVTWTRMKADKYGNVTVQGRHRYAAGPEHAGHEMIVGLRALEVEILDAEGKRVITHPRSYGDKPTDSGDPSSQLGLLCDRPAAWRNSRVRDAMPDPLREWIDAQDEATRRDSLRALLHADGESGWRAAVAGMLEILESTGGTDRAGVCLAAARHASGLGPVAYDDPVDLSEYDIAYTKEDE, encoded by the coding sequence ATGCCCAAAATACAGTCTATCCGTCAGAGGCGCAGGAATGGGGAGTCCGTCGCCTCGATCGCGCGCGGCGAGAAGGTCAGCGAGCCGACCGTGCGCAAGTATCTCAAGGCCGACGACCTGTCGGCCAGGCCTCCGGTAAGGAGACGCCGTGGCTCGGTGCTCGACGAGTGGATTCCCGTGATCGAGGGCATGCTCGCCGAGGACCGGGAGACCTGGCACAAGCAACGTCACACGGCGACGCGCATCCACGAGCGGTTGCGTGACGAGTACGGGGTGGAGGCGTCGTTGTCGACGGTGACCCGGACGGTGGCCCGGTTGAAGCGTGAGTTCATGGCGGAGCGCGAGATGGGTTTCCTGGACCTGTCGTGGCATCCGGGCGAATGCCAGGCGGACTTCGGCCAGGTCGACGTGCGCTACCGGGGCGTCGTGACGCGGATGCGGCATTTCGTGTTGGATTTCCCGTACTCGAACATCTCGCCGTGCCAGCTGATGCCCGGGGAGAACGCGGAATGCACGTGTCAGGCTTTGCTTAACCTGTTCGAATGGCTGGGCGGGGTGCCCCGGCGCATCGTGTACGACAATGCCGCCGGCGTGGGCCGCCGACGGTTCGACGAGATCCGCCTGACCCGCCTGTTCCAGGCGTTCCAGGCCCATTACGGGTTCGAGTACTCGTTCTGCAACCCGTACTCGGGCCACGAGAAGGGCGCGGTCGAGGCCAGGGTCGGGGCCGTGCGCCGAAGGCTGTTCGTGCCGGTGCCCAGCGTGTGGAGCCTCGACAACTTCAACCTGCGCCTTCCCGACCGCTGTCTCGAGCTGGGGGACAAGGACCATTACAGGAAGGGCGAGAGCCAGGCCGGCCTGTTCGAGGATGATCGCAAGGCGCTGCTGCCCCTGCCCGCCAAGCCGTTCGACGTGGTCACGTGGACGAGGATGAAGGCCGACAAATACGGAAACGTCACCGTCCAGGGCCGCCACCGGTACGCGGCCGGACCCGAACACGCCGGCCATGAGATGATCGTCGGCCTGAGGGCCCTGGAGGTGGAGATCCTCGATGCCGAAGGCAAACGCGTGATCACGCATCCGAGGTCCTACGGGGACAAGCCGACCGACAGCGGCGACCCGTCGAGCCAGCTCGGGCTGTTGTGCGACCGGCCGGCGGCCTGGCGCAACAGCCGGGTGCGCGACGCGATGCCCGACCCGCTTCGCGAATGGATCGACGCGCAGGACGAGGCCACGCGGCGCGACAGCCTGCGTGCCCTGCTGCACGCCGACGGCGAGAGCGGCTGGCGGGCGGCCGTGGCCGGCATGCTCGAGATCCTCGAATCCACCGGAGGCACGGACCGGGCCGGGGTATGTCTGGCCGCGGCACGCCACGCCTCGGGCCTGGGACCCGTGGCCTACGACGACCCCGTGGACCTGAGCGAATACGACATCGCCTACACCAAGGAGGACGAGTGA
- a CDS encoding P-loop NTPase family protein, whose translation MPIPAPAAYQATDATAVLAPPRKSSKKLIAVLCALLATILVAALAFIVPNFTAVKAMLGFQPTNPLVVTFDAINSLSTLRSTKYELRTHSSTDDSLDARMSGMYSLGQNHQ comes from the coding sequence TTGCCGATTCCCGCTCCTGCCGCATATCAGGCGACTGATGCAACCGCCGTCCTGGCACCGCCGCGCAAATCCAGCAAGAAGCTGATCGCCGTTCTCTGCGCATTGCTTGCGACGATTCTGGTGGCGGCCTTGGCATTCATCGTCCCCAACTTCACCGCCGTCAAAGCGATGCTGGGCTTCCAGCCCACCAATCCGCTGGTCGTCACCTTCGACGCGATCAACTCGCTGTCCACTCTGCGCAGCACCAAATACGAACTCAGAACCCACAGCAGCACTGACGACTCCCTTGACGCGCGGATGTCTGGCATGTATTCGCTGGGGCAAAACCACCAATGA
- a CDS encoding transposase, which produces MAAQGTPPDDAQTTGDQARTELNRRVFRASHSRIPEIVEPARKIRRHGPDILGTIELGCSNARLEASDNRIKVTIRMAYGFHHANNPIALVMLRRGGLDIRPPQPRTQPTKTAEASYVLDISAQRGRCNRSITV; this is translated from the coding sequence ATGGCGGCTCAGGGAACCCCTCCGGACGATGCCCAAACGACCGGCGACCAGGCCCGGACCGAACTGAACCGCCGGGTGTTCCGGGCGTCCCACAGCCGCATCCCCGAGATCGTCGAACCCGCCCGGAAGATCCGCCGTCATGGGCCCGACATCCTCGGGACAATCGAATTGGGCTGTTCAAACGCCAGGCTCGAGGCGTCCGACAACAGGATCAAGGTCACCATCCGCATGGCCTACGGCTTCCACCACGCGAACAATCCCATCGCGCTTGTCATGCTCCGCCGCGGCGGACTCGACATACGCCCACCACAACCAAGAACCCAACCCACGAAAACAGCAGAAGCCTCATATGTATTGGACATTTCTGCGCAGAGAGGGAGGTGTAACCGCAGCATTACGGTGTGA
- a CDS encoding gluconokinase — MAAGHPLTDEDRWPWLDTIAAWIDERVAAGEPAVVTCSALKKIYRDKLRRQGVVFVYMQGTFDEVMERLSHRQGHFMKPSMLQSQSDILEEPGDDEIHVNVHIGQADPEHEAMAVAGALGL, encoded by the coding sequence ATGGCCGCCGGACACCCGCTCACCGACGAAGACCGCTGGCCTTGGCTCGACACCATCGCCGCGTGGATCGACGAGCGCGTGGCCGCCGGCGAGCCCGCCGTGGTCACCTGCTCGGCGTTGAAGAAGATCTACCGCGACAAGCTGCGCCGTCAAGGCGTGGTGTTCGTCTACATGCAGGGCACATTCGACGAGGTGATGGAACGCCTTTCCCACCGCCAAGGCCACTTCATGAAGCCGAGCATGCTGCAATCCCAGTCCGACATTCTCGAAGAGCCGGGCGATGACGAAATTCACGTCAACGTACACATCGGCCAGGCCGATCCCGAACACGAGGCCATGGCCGTGGCCGGTGCCCTCGGCCTGTGA
- a CDS encoding IS30 family transposase, with protein sequence MDKPKTLHPRYLSQEERIQIADRLRLGDSIRAIARLLGRDPGTVSREVERNRNPESGGYEPYRAQQKAADRLKRPKPRKAAEGTRLWDEIAAGLRRHWSPEQIANRLRLDFPDNGDMHASVETIYQAIYLQARGELKQELKRAMRQGRTARRPQGGQGRKPRFREPMAMISERPPEIEDRAVPGHWEGDLITGSRNKSAIGTLVERTTRFTILLHLPDGHDAEHVQQAIIDKMQHLPKLLRNSLTWDQGAELALHKRIGASLDMAVYFCDPHSPWQRGTNENTNGLLRQYFPKGTDLSVYPEDYLDAVAEELNDRPRKTLGFMKPSEKIIELLDAA encoded by the coding sequence ATGGACAAACCCAAGACCCTCCATCCGCGCTACCTGAGCCAGGAGGAGCGCATCCAGATCGCGGACCGTCTGCGTCTGGGCGATTCGATCCGCGCCATCGCCCGCCTGCTGGGCCGCGACCCCGGCACGGTCAGCCGCGAGGTCGAGCGCAACAGGAATCCCGAGTCCGGCGGTTACGAGCCTTACCGCGCCCAGCAGAAGGCCGCGGACCGGCTCAAACGCCCCAAACCGCGCAAGGCGGCCGAGGGCACGCGACTGTGGGACGAGATCGCCGCCGGGTTGCGCAGGCATTGGAGCCCGGAGCAGATAGCCAACCGGCTGAGGCTGGACTTCCCGGATAATGGGGATATGCACGCGAGCGTCGAGACGATCTACCAGGCCATCTACCTGCAGGCCAGGGGCGAACTCAAGCAGGAGCTGAAACGCGCCATGAGGCAGGGGCGAACCGCCCGCAGACCCCAAGGCGGCCAAGGCCGCAAACCCCGTTTCCGCGAACCCATGGCCATGATCTCGGAGCGACCCCCGGAGATCGAGGACCGGGCGGTCCCGGGCCACTGGGAGGGCGATCTCATCACCGGCAGCCGCAACAAAAGCGCCATCGGCACGCTCGTCGAGCGCACCACCAGGTTCACGATCCTGCTGCACCTGCCCGACGGGCACGACGCCGAACACGTCCAGCAGGCCATCATCGACAAGATGCAGCACCTGCCCAAACTCCTGCGCAACAGCCTGACCTGGGACCAGGGAGCGGAACTCGCCCTGCACAAACGGATCGGCGCCTCGCTGGACATGGCCGTCTACTTCTGCGACCCGCACTCCCCGTGGCAGCGCGGCACCAACGAGAACACCAACGGGCTCCTGCGCCAGTACTTCCCCAAAGGCACCGACCTATCCGTCTACCCGGAGGACTACCTCGACGCGGTCGCCGAGGAACTCAACGACCGGCCACGCAAAACCCTCGGGTTCATGAAACCAAGCGAGAAGATCATCGAACTGCTCGACGCCGCGTGA
- a CDS encoding carbonic anhydrase codes for MAQSDFEQESTANATWSRMLQGNRRFAEGKPDHPWQDQETRQTLLDGQNPDAAVLSCSDSRVPPEIIFDQGLGDLFTVRTAGQLIDSAVIASLEYAVKKLHVSLICVLGHEHCGAIEAAEQELDDLMHTITSEADGSLEAADAMDDLDEHIAAAESIILRQAGMSVWQAREAELDAHEDIERVHVAHIIETLVEQSPVIQQALAADKLMIVGARYQLDSGKVEVLSF; via the coding sequence ATGGCTCAGTCAGACTTTGAACAGGAATCGACCGCAAACGCAACGTGGAGTCGCATGCTGCAAGGCAACCGGCGCTTTGCCGAGGGCAAGCCCGACCATCCATGGCAGGATCAGGAGACCCGTCAAACGTTGCTTGATGGCCAGAACCCGGATGCCGCGGTGCTCTCCTGCTCGGACTCGCGCGTACCTCCGGAAATCATTTTTGATCAGGGCCTGGGCGACCTGTTCACCGTGCGCACCGCCGGGCAACTCATCGATAGCGCGGTTATCGCCTCGCTGGAGTACGCGGTCAAGAAACTGCACGTCAGCCTGATCTGTGTGCTCGGTCACGAGCACTGCGGCGCAATCGAGGCCGCCGAGCAGGAGCTGGACGACCTGATGCACACCATCACTTCCGAAGCCGACGGCTCACTGGAGGCCGCGGATGCGATGGACGACCTCGACGAGCACATCGCCGCCGCCGAATCGATTATTCTGCGCCAGGCCGGCATGTCCGTCTGGCAGGCGCGCGAAGCCGAGCTCGACGCGCATGAAGATATCGAGCGCGTGCATGTGGCCCACATTATTGAAACTTTGGTGGAGCAGTCTCCTGTCATCCAGCAGGCCCTCGCCGCTGACAAGCTCATGATCGTCGGCGCCCGCTATCAGCTCGATTCCGGCAAAGTAGAAGTGCTGAGCTTCTGA
- a CDS encoding hemolysin family protein, translating to MSLGLNILLIFVFLVIGSVFSGTELALVSLRGSQIEQMEQEDARGAKVAKIARDPNTFLSTVQIGVTLSGFLSASFGASSIAPYLIPAVESWGVHPGIAGGLVNIILTLIISYCSIVISEMVPKRIAMQRTEQIARAVVPAIDAFAAVCRPIIWLIGKNTNGIVRLLGFDPQQTESEVSDDELRVLVSSNTNLSKDERTILDDVFDASETIVAEVMRPRADVVFIEGDQPLAEAAAFVRDQPYSRYPVTGKDFDDVIGFVHVRDLLDVRDPNAKIVRDVVREGISLPGTSKLLPSLELLRKRGIHLAVVIDEYGGTDGIVTLEDMTEELVGDIRDEYDLPSEKGGERTTSTAFVNGVATIEASMTIEDFADLTGIELEDGPYETVAGYFLSKTGKMGAVGDVLHSDDGYNMVVTKVDGRRIETIEVRKAGAPDHAPLPAESQSDDAK from the coding sequence ATGTCACTTGGTTTGAACATCCTCCTGATTTTTGTATTTCTCGTTATCGGTTCCGTGTTCTCCGGCACCGAGTTGGCATTGGTCTCTCTGCGCGGCTCGCAGATCGAGCAAATGGAGCAGGAGGACGCTCGCGGCGCCAAAGTCGCCAAAATCGCACGTGACCCGAACACCTTCCTGTCCACCGTGCAGATCGGCGTGACGCTCTCCGGCTTCCTGTCCGCCTCGTTCGGCGCCTCTTCCATCGCCCCCTACCTGATTCCGGCGGTCGAAAGCTGGGGCGTGCACCCCGGCATCGCCGGCGGCCTGGTGAACATCATCCTGACCCTCATCATCTCCTACTGTTCCATCGTGATCTCCGAGATGGTGCCCAAGCGCATCGCCATGCAGCGCACCGAGCAGATCGCGCGCGCCGTGGTGCCCGCCATCGACGCCTTCGCCGCCGTCTGCCGCCCGATCATCTGGCTCATCGGCAAGAACACGAACGGCATCGTCCGCCTGCTCGGCTTCGACCCGCAGCAGACCGAGTCCGAGGTGTCCGACGACGAGCTGCGCGTGCTGGTCAGCTCCAACACCAACCTCTCCAAGGACGAACGCACGATTCTGGACGATGTGTTCGACGCGTCCGAAACCATCGTCGCCGAGGTGATGCGCCCACGTGCCGACGTGGTCTTCATCGAGGGCGACCAGCCCTTGGCCGAGGCCGCCGCGTTCGTACGCGACCAGCCGTACTCCCGTTACCCGGTGACCGGCAAGGATTTCGACGACGTGATCGGCTTCGTGCATGTGCGCGATCTGCTGGACGTGCGCGATCCGAACGCCAAGATCGTGCGCGATGTGGTGCGCGAAGGCATCTCCCTGCCCGGCACCTCCAAGCTGCTGCCAAGCCTGGAACTGCTGCGTAAGCGCGGCATCCATCTGGCCGTGGTCATCGACGAGTACGGCGGCACGGACGGCATCGTGACGCTTGAGGATATGACCGAGGAGCTTGTGGGCGATATTCGCGATGAGTACGATCTGCCCAGCGAGAAGGGCGGCGAACGCACCACCAGCACCGCGTTCGTCAATGGCGTGGCCACGATCGAGGCCAGCATGACCATTGAGGACTTCGCCGATCTGACCGGCATCGAATTGGAGGACGGCCCGTACGAGACGGTCGCCGGCTACTTCTTGTCCAAGACCGGCAAGATGGGAGCGGTAGGCGACGTGCTGCATTCCGACGACGGCTACAACATGGTCGTCACCAAGGTGGATGGCCGCCGCATCGAAACCATCGAAGTCCGCAAAGCCGGCGCCCCGGACCATGCGCCGCTGCCGGCCGAATCACAAAGCGACGATGCCAAATAG